A window of Littorina saxatilis isolate snail1 linkage group LG7, US_GU_Lsax_2.0, whole genome shotgun sequence contains these coding sequences:
- the LOC138970535 gene encoding pneumococcal serine-rich repeat protein-like isoform X2: protein MQKSEGMEGVGGGVRQRHNTPLDSGSAADSSMKHGQMSPTNFPTTPDKTMSHVGTPEPSVSNSSIKHSKRESYKAQKRTYRSQKKEAAKELLSTITDPAVVLLGDWLKVRGTLKSWTKLWCVLKPGVLILYKSDKHKGSQWVGTILLNTCQLLERPSKKDGFCFKLFHPLDQSIWATKGPKGEQIGAFVQPLPYSYCIFRAPSESAGKCWMDALELALKCTNLLKRSMTRLDNTADTADTAADLDLIERSRNQDAPWRPPSQGEDEHVSHNGSDHLHDVEGEVFSHSFNSMRAQERSMNESDLERHFANQGPLTCRAVEKAAAKERDSELQSAKSVESADGAHPARERNIDRRSRYSPPPRRSDTSQSPPPFIVSKTILRSPAIVKPLYARAKSAPLPKKCSLSDSAFSQASQQTEDSKRFVDQDTELWIQPHSDSQAEQDSKGNTVTPSGMPPSKQPPFVYRVSGEVEDISLSDSTVASKLRVKPLGPLDVAGSKGPPGAAGLKGPDGQPAQWLVKGADIVWTDDGCVQICEASHTSVDSGGRDPASAWLLVVSGHHTPTDTERTSSGSQPRSLHPLLDTTSRDSSNRSAQVGYDGDVSAINSATYSGASGQPPGLGREREDRAAGATMWEVSWDGAQSPSASSNSRKVGSRVRLEYHKQCVREGRVVSPRTVRSSSPTSTRTSPRSSPTKWDAETEPGEVTASARSRVATLVDKAWCPPGGVPSPSARSRVETDVDRGRPIGSTLSPSARSRFGWTRSLTEDGTASSEASSSHITSVSSLPRSQANADRGSDSSLHTHTDSGPRQGVNFGVSRHTPTRRGDKHLTFEGTDQEFERGSFTSEWPTDTETLIGHTAPLPSILKIRFSEDTATEDTATEETDTQASSSARLTVTDTHTTSASENTGSGMRSSKTSLWETETETPTGTSSRKPTASDTQSEQTTEVSTPTGSSNKRQTGSETTSTETGTPTGSTNKRQTGSETQSSLTSTWGTHTDTDTALSTAGKSVETQNSQQSRDTLSPADRPGSTSDSLTSTDARTDPSSASSAYEVRSRASIANSANQARSRMSSASSASEVRSQASSASSANEAKSRASNASSANKAKSRASSASSANEVRFPASTASSTKEAKSRASSASSADEVRSQASSASSANEVRFPASTASSTKEPKSRASSASSADEVRSQASSASSANEVRFRASTASSTKKAKSRAFSASSANKLRSQASKVKSAEVRSQASKVKSANEVRSQASKVKSANEVRSQASSKSSTSSISEDSSEDSSDSSLPVSKVSNNSSLPVSKVSNNSSLPMSKVSNDSSLPMSKVSDALDHNVSAKGSWSNTPAHSALDHNVSAKGSWSNTLTHSALNHNVSAKGSWSNTLAHSALDHNVSAKGSWSSLSMSASPSRSRISTGTSGDTSLSSGRLYRRAPGSSHRNKKEGDGKGGHKKKKDKGEDGGEKKKKKKDKDGEKAEEGAAEGEGGDKKKKKDKKKKDKEGFLDEPPAEGAGEEHDKKKKKSKKKKDKDGGEGKEGEAAPAAGEGAEGGEAGEEGGKKKKKKKDKKKGEEGDPAASGGDTAAPGAEGGEDGKKKDKKKKKDKKEDKEGDKPEGEKSGDAAAEGGDDKKKKKSKKKKKDKEEGGEEPKAEGAAPEGDAAGDEGGKKKKKKKKKGKDEEGATSGDDHKKEGEPTTSQGEATDIPQVEVTPPSPVKPQSPPMGEAKPEEPSGDGQGVNIEALSGAAVTGQASDVDVMPSSSGAEMSDPAQAGESASPASGKSDFRSDLSRKTSTSENEDHVFDLPYGYDKEATWKDKGQAPKLNKVCSKCVVALKREDPNGCLFMPDNQDTAETQRYKVMPVSDLRAEGASMAVSRRPRPPVEELEYALLALKIRKVRLESQKMELEKENLRMDILVKEEHLHQEFGKDTWRGLLPPMPGEVTMTVCPEGCQGRCKNTFSCGKDGGCNISQNWRQDSKLALPSVQVQTVKTQVCLEGRENPPGRLDTSGRGRGERDGDRRKEDRLDKSKDTKRDKAHSEASASSHRHWAGAGLRTPLEKDRGGTVSWHSATLSDPWGQLWENKDAPLQSDLGSRQDNQESNKNVRGESKRDGRKFKVKKSWSFSFRGIKFGHK, encoded by the exons GGTCCCAAGGGGGAGCAGATTGGTGCCTTTGTTCAGCCCCTCCCCTACTCTTATTGCATCTTCAGGGCTCCGTCTGAATCAGCAG GAAAGTGCTGGATGGACGCTCTGGAGCTGGCCCTCAAGTGCACCAACCTGTTGAAACGCTCCATGACGCGCCTCGACAACACCGCAGACACCGCAGACACCGCTGCTGACCTCGACCTCATCGAGCGATCACGCAACCAG GACGCGCCATGGCGACCGCCGAGCCAGGGGGAAGATGAGCACGTGAGTCACAACGGGAGCGACCACCTGCACGACGTGGAGGGGGAGGTATTCTCTCACTCCTTCAACTCCATGCGCGCACAGGAACGCAGCATGAACGAGAGCGACTTGGAGAGGCACTTCGCTAACCAGG GTCCCCTCACGTGTCGAGCCGTGGAGAAAGCGGCCGCTAAAGAAAGAGACTCTGAGCTGCAGAGCGCCAAGAGCGTAGAGTCTGCAGACGGTGCACACCCCGCAAGGGAGCGCAACATCGACAGGAGAAGCAGGTATTCACCGCCCCCGAGAAGAAGCGACACCAGTCAGTCACCGCCACCCTTTATTGTCTCAAAAACAATCCTGCGATCACCAGCGATTGTCAAACCTCTGTACGCCCGTGCCAAGTCTGCCCCGTTGCCCAAAAAGTGCTCCTTATCGGACAGCGCGTTTTCACAGGCGTCACAACAGACAGAAGACAGCAAGAGGTTTGTTGACCAAGACACCGAGCTGTGGATCCAGCCTCACTCAGACAGCCAAGCAGAACAAGACTCAAAGGGTAACACCGTTACGCCCAGCGGCATGCCGCCCAGCAAACAGCCACCATTCGTGTATCGCGTGTCTGGGGAGGTTGAAGACATCTCACTCTCCGACTCCACAGTCGCATCCAAGCTGCGGGTCAAGCCCCTGGGCCCTTTGGACGTGGCCGGCAGCAAGGGACCGCCGGGGGCAGCAGGACTGAAGGGGCCCGACGGCCAGCCCGCGCAGTGGCTGGTGAAGGGTGCGGACATCGTGTGGACGGACGACGGGTGTGTGCAGATCTGTGAGGCGTCCCACACGTCAGTGGACTCGGGGGGTCGTGACCCAGCGAGCGCCTGGTTGCTGGTGGTCAGCGGTCACCACACCCCCACTGACACCGAGCGCACCAGTTCCGGCAGCCAGCCGCGCAGTCTGCACCCGCTGTTGGACACCACCAGCCGTGACAGCTCTAATCGCTCGGCTCAAGTCGGCTACGATGGAGATGTGTCGGCCATCAACAGCGCCACCTACAGCGGCGCGAGCGGCCAACCCCCTGggttggggagagagagggaagacagAGCGGCCGGTGCGACCATGTGGGAAGTGTCCTGGGACGGAGCCCAGTCTCCCAGCGCTAGCTCCAACAGCAGGAAAGTGGGGTCAAGGGTCAGGTTGGAGTACCACAAGCAGTGTGTGCGGGAGGGTCGTGTAGTCTCCCCGAGAACCGTGCGAAGCTCCAGCCCGACCAGCACACGCACCTCTCCCAGGTCCTCACCCACCAAGTGGGACGCAGAGACAGAGCCTGGGGAAGTCACAGCCAGCGCAAGGTCTAGAGTGGCGACACTAGTTGACAAAGCCTGGTGTCCACCTGGTGGCGTACCGTCGCCTTCTGCAAGATCTAGAGTGGAAACAGATGTGGATAGAGGACGTCCGATTGGCAGCACACTGTCACCGTCCGCAAGGTCAAGATTTGGCTGGACGAGGTCGTTGACGGAGGACGGCACGGCGAGCAGCGAGGCGTCCAGCAGTCACATCACCTCCGTGTCGTCCCTGCCCCGCTCCCAGGCCAACGCTGACAGGGGCAGCGACTCcagcctgcacacacacacagacagcggGCCCAGGCAGGGCGTCAACTTTGGGGTCAGTCGCCACACCCCAACCAGACGGGGCGACAAACACCTCACGTTCGAAGGCACGGATCAGGAGTTCGAAAGGGGTAGCTTCACCAGCGAGTGgccgacagacacagaaaccTTGATCGGTCACACCGCCCCTCTGCCCTCCATCCTCAAGATTCGCTTCAGCGAGGACACCGCCACGGAGGACACCGCCACGGAGGAAACAGACACGCAGGCCTCATCCTCTGCCAGGCTGACtgtcaccgacacacacaccacctccGCCAGTGAAAACACAGGGTCTGGGATGCGATCCAGCAAGACGTCCTTGTGGGAAACTGAGACTGAAACCCCCACTGGCACATCAAGCAGGAAACCTACAGCGTCAGACACCCAGTCTGAGCAGACCACAGAGGTTAGCACACCAACAGGTTCAAGCAACAAAAGGCAAACAGGTTCAGAGACCACATCCACAGAGACAGGAACACCTACTGGCTCCACAAACAAAAGGCAAACAGGGTCTGAGACACAGTCTAGTCTCACTTCCACCTGGGgaactcacacagacacagacactgcgCTGAGCACAGCGGGCAAATCTGTAGAGACCCAGAACAGCCAGCAGTCTCGGGACACCCTGTCCCCTGCTGACCGGCCAGGCAGCACCAGTGACAGCCTCACCTCCACTGACGCAAGGACCGACCCATCCAGCGCAAGTTCCGCTTATGAGGTCAGGTCCCGAGCGTCTATTGCAAACTCAGCTAACCAAGCCAGGTCCAGAATGTCTAGCGCAAGCTCAGCTTCCGAGGTCAGGTCCCAAGCATCTAGCGCAAGCTCTGCTAATGAAGCCAAGTCTCGAGCTTCTAATGCAAGCTCCGCTAACAAAGCCAAGTCCAGGGCATCAAGCGCAAGCTCCGCTAATGAGGTCAGATTCCCAGCATCCACCGCAAGCTCCACTAAAGAAGCCAAGTCCAGGGCATCTAGCGCAAGCTCTGCTGATGAGGTCAGGTCCCAAGCATCTAGCGCAAGCTCCGCTAATGAGGTCAGATTCCCAGCATCCACCGCAAGCTCCACTAAAGAACCCAAGTCCAGGGCATCTAGCGCAAGCTCTGCTGATGAGGTCAGGTCCCAAGCATCTAGCGCAAGCTCCGCTAATGAGGTCAGATTCCGAGCATCCACCGCAAGTTCCACTAAAAAAGCCAAGTCCAGGGCATTTAGCGCAAGCTCTGCTAACAAACTCAGGTCCCAAGCGTCTAAGGTAAAATCGGCTGAGGTGCGGTCCCAAGCGTCTAAGGTAAAATCGGCTAATGAAGTGCGGTCCCAAGCGTCTAAGGTAAAATCGGCTAATGAGGTGCGGTCCCAAGCATCTAGCAAGAGCTCTACCAGCTCCATCTCAGAGGACAGCTCAGAGGACAGCAGCGACTCCTCCCTGCCTGTGTCGAAGGTCAGCAACAACTCCTCCCTGCCTGTGTCGAAGGTCAGCAACAACTCCTCCCTGCCTATGTCGAAGGTCAGCAACGACTCCTCCCTGCCTATGTCAAAGGTCAGTGATGCCTTAGACCACAATGTGTCGGCCAAGGGAAGCTGGAGCAACACGCCAGCTCACAGCGCCCTGGACCACAATGTGTCGGCCAAGGGAAGCTGGAGCAACACGCTAACCCACAGCGCCCTGAACCACAATGTGTCGGCCAAGGGAAGCTGGAGCAACACGCTAGCCCACAGCGCCCTGGACCACAATGTGTCGGCCAAGGGAAGCTGGAGCTCATTGAGCATGAGCGCCAGTCCAAGTCGCTCCAGAATCAGCACAGGCACCTCCGGTGACACCAGCCTGTCCTCTGGCCGTCTGTACAGGCGCGCGCCAGGGTCCAGTCACCGCAACAAGAAAGAAGGGGATGGCAAGGGGGGCcacaagaagaaaaaggacAAAGGAGAGGATGGaggagaaaagaagaaaaagaagaaagacaaggATGGAGAGAAGGCGGAGGAGGGCGCTGCAGAGGGAGAAGGAggggacaagaagaagaagaaagacaagaagaagaaagacaaggaAGGGTTTCTGGATGAACCACCGGCGGAAGGCGCAGGAGAGGAGCATgataagaaaaagaagaaatccaaaaagaagaaagacaaagacGGTGGAGaagggaaggagggggaggCAGCACCAGCGGCGGGGGAAGGCGCGGAGGGCGGTGAGGCAGGCGAAGAAGGtggcaagaaaaagaagaagaagaaagacaagaagaaagggGAGGAAGGGGATCCCGCAGCGTCGGGGGGAGATACGGCGGCACCAGGAGCTGAAGGGGGCGAAGACGGCAAGAAGAaagataagaagaagaagaaagacaagaagGAAGACAAGGAGGGAGACAAGCCGGAAGGGGAAAAGTCGGGCGATGCTGCCGCAGAGGGTGGGgacgacaagaaaaagaaaaagtcgaagaagaagaagaaagacaaagaggaaGGGGGGGAAGAGCCAAAGGCTGAGGGGGCAGCACCGGAGGGCGACGCCGCGGGCGATGAAGGGggcaaaaagaagaagaaaaagaagaagaaaggcaaGGACGAGGAAGGGGCAACATCTGGAGACGACCATAAGAAGGAGGGTGAGCCCACCACGTCCCAAGGGGAGGCCACTGACATCCCACAAGTGGAAgttacccccccctcccctgtgaAACCCCAAAGCCCTCCTATGGGTGAGGCCAAGCCAGAGGAACCTTCGGGGGATGGGCAGGGAGTGAACATTGAGGCCCTGTCTGGGGCAGCAGTGACAGGCCAAGCCAGCGACGTGGACGTCATGCCCTCCAGCAGCGGGGCAGAAATGTCCGACCCAGCACAGGCCGGCGAATCCGCCTCGCCGGCCTCCGGCAAGTCCGACTTTCGTTCCGACCTGTCTCGCAAAACCTCCACCAGCGAAAACGAAGACCACGTCTTTGACCTCCCCTACGGCTACGACAAAGAGGCCACCTGGAAGGACAAGGGGCAAGCACCCAAACTGAACAAAGTGTGCAGCAAGTGTGTGGTGGCTCTCAAGAGGGAGGACCCCAACGGCTGCCTCTTCATGCCCGACAACCAGGACACAGCCGAGACCCAGAGGTACAAGGTCATGCCCGTCAGCGACCTCAGGGCCGAGGGCGCATCCATGGCTG TCAGCAGAAGGCCGCGGCCGCCGGTGGAGGAGCTGGAGTACGCGCTGCTGGCACTCAAGATCCGCAAGGTGCGCCTGGAGAGCCAGAAGATGGAGCTGGAGAAGGAGAACCTGCGCATGGACATCCTGGTCAAGGAGGAGCACCTCCACCAGGAGTTCGGCAAGGACACCTGGCGTGGCCTGCTGCCCCCCATGCCTGGCGAGGTCACCATGACCGTCTGCCCCGAGGGCTGCCAAGGGCGCTGCAAGAACACCTTCTCCTGCGGGAAGGATGGGGGCTGCAACATCTCGCAGAACTGGCGCCAGGACTCGAAGCTGGCGTTGCCCAGCGTCCAGGTCCAAACTGTCAAGACCCAGGTGTGTTTGGAGGGGAGGGAGAATCCCCCTGGCAGGCTGGACACGTCTGGGAGGGGTCGGGGGGAGAGGGATGGAGACAGGAGAAAAGAAGACAGGCTTGATAAGTCTAAGGACACCAAGAGGGACAAAGCACACAGTGAAGCCTCGGCTTCCTCACACAGACACTGGGCCGGTGCTGGCCTGAGGACGCCTTTGGAGAAGGACAGGGGTGGGACTGTATCATGGCATTCGGCTACCCTGTCCGATCCCTGGGGTCAACTTTGGGAGAATAAGGACGCACCCCTGCAGTCCGATCTTGGCAGTCGTCAAGACAACCAGGAGAGTAACAAGAATGTGCGAGGGGAGAGCAAAAGGGATGGGAGAAAGTTCAAAGTGAAGAAAAGCTGGTCGTTTAGTTTTCGGGGTATCAAGTTCGGACACAAGTGA